Part of the Sodalinema gerasimenkoae IPPAS B-353 genome is shown below.
GAACTGCAAGGAGAATACACCGATAATCTGACCCAAAACACCAGTAAGCCTTACCGTGAAAATCCCGATCAATACCACTATCGTCTCAGACCTAATCCGATGATACAAATTCAACTCAACTTACCTGAAACTGCCTTCTCTGCCCTCCGCAGTACCCCAGACGAATTCGCCCAAGAATTACTCATTGCTGCCGTAGTCAAGTGGTATGAAGTCGGGATGATTTCTCAATCCAAAGCAGCTGAAATTGCAGGCATTAACCGTCAGGCTTTTCTGCAAGCCCTTAATCGATTTGGGGTTTCCCCATTTCAGAGCACACCAGAAGAACTAACAGAGGAAGTTAGCCGTGATTAAGCGTTGGGTTGTGAATGCTTCCCCAATCATCAGTCTCACCAAGATTGACCGTATTCATTTACTCAGCGACATCTGCGATGAAGTGGTCATTCCTCAAGGTGTTGCCGATGAAATTAATCTGGGAGGCTACACCGATACGGTTGTGGCCTGGTTGGGGCAATCCGGCCAAGCATTCATTTAGCCTGCACCAGAACCTGACTCAAGGGTTTCCAGTTGGGATCTAGGGTTAGGAGAAAGTCAGGTCTTATCCTGGGCTATCAAATATTTTGCCTATGAAGCTATTATCGATGATCTAGCAGCACGGAAAGCTGCCAAGATCCTCCAAATTCCAGTCCGAGGTACTTTAGCTGTGATCATCCTAGCGAAGCAGATGAGATACATCCCATCTGTCAAGCAGGATTTAGAGAACCTTGTCCAAGTTGGTTTACGGATTAGCCCGACGGTACTCGCACAAGCCATTGCACTGGCAGGGGAGGACTGAAGGCGATGCCCTACCCCATAACTTTAATCAACACGAGTCTCCATCATGAGAGCATTAAAACAGACCTGTAAGCGTAACCAACACCTTTGAAGCTGAAACTACCCGATCGCTTTAACATCCCCGTGCAACCCAGGGAGTGGTTTCTTGTCCCACTAGAGGTCATTGAAGAGGTGGTTGAGAAAATCCAGGACGGGACTCTAGAGCAATTTCAATACGAGCCGGAGACAGCCAGCCTGCGGCAAGTGTAACACTCTCGACCCTCAACCGTCCTCGCTCATCTCGTGCCATGGCTGAGGCCGTGGTACGCCCTCGCTTGACTCTGCCCCCCCTGCGGAGACAACTGAGGAGAAGGGCGATCGCTCCCATTATACGAAGTTTTACTACCACATATTTAGGGTATTTGCAATATTTTTTAATAAAACCAAACATTAAACCGGCAAACTCCTCAAATAAACGGTAAAACTGCCGTTAATTCTGGTCTAGCCCAGCAGTTTCGTTGCAAATTATTACAATCTGTTTCATTCCGTCACAACTTCACGGGAGTCCCGTTCACAGAGCAAAATGCCATGCTACGATTCAGCATCAGATAGACGTAAGCGATGTATAGGAGAAGAACTTTGGGCATTCGGGTTGCTGTTGTTGGTTCTGGACCGGCTGGATCATCTGCCGCCGAAGTCTTGGCGAAGGCAGGCATCGAAACCTACTTGTTTGAGCGCAAGTTGGATAACGCCAAGCCTTGTGGAGGAGCCATTCCTCTCTGTATGGTCAGTGAATTTGATATCCCCCCAGAGATTGTGGACCGTCGGGTTCGCAACATGAAAATGATCTCCCCCTCCAACCGCGAGGTGGACATCCGCATTGTTAAAGAAGACGAATATATTGGAATGTGCCGCCGGGAAGTTCTCGACGGCTTTTTACGCGATCGCGCCGAAAAACTCGGAGCGAATCTCATCAACGGAACCGTCCATAAACTCGAAATTCCCACGAGCGACACCGCTCCCTACGTCATCCACTATGCCGATCACTCTGACGGTAGCCTAACCGGGGAAAACAAAACCCTGAAAGTGGATGTCGTCATCGGGGCTGACGGTGCCAACTCTCGTGTGGCCAAAGCCATCGAAGCCGGGGACTATAACTACGCCATTGCCTTCCAAGAGCGGATTCGTCTGCCGGAAGACAAAATGGTCTACTACAACGACTTGGCGGAAATGTACGTCGGTGACGACGTGTCTCCCGACTTTTACGCTTGGGTGTTCCCCAAATACGACCACGTGGCTGTGGGAACCGGAACCATGCGTGTTAACCAAGCCAAAATCAAGAAACTACAAGCAGGGATTCGCGCTCGGGCCGCTCGTCGCCTCGAAGGTGGGGAAATCATCAAGGTTGAAGCCCACCCCATCCCTGAACATCCCCGTCCTCGTCGGGTTCGTGGCCGCGTCGCCCTCGTCGGGGATGCTGCCGGAACTGTGACCAAATCCTCGGGAGAAGGGATCTACTTCGCGGCTAAATCA
Proteins encoded:
- a CDS encoding UPF0175 family protein, translating into MIQIQLNLPETAFSALRSTPDEFAQELLIAAVVKWYEVGMISQSKAAEIAGINRQAFLQALNRFGVSPFQSTPEELTEEVSRD
- a CDS encoding DUF3368 domain-containing protein codes for the protein MPVRGTLAVIILAKQMRYIPSVKQDLENLVQVGLRISPTVLAQAIALAGED
- a CDS encoding GIY-YIG nuclease family protein — protein: MKLKLPDRFNIPVQPREWFLVPLEVIEEVVEKIQDGTLEQFQYEPETASLRQV
- the chlP gene encoding geranylgeranyl reductase — protein: MGIRVAVVGSGPAGSSAAEVLAKAGIETYLFERKLDNAKPCGGAIPLCMVSEFDIPPEIVDRRVRNMKMISPSNREVDIRIVKEDEYIGMCRREVLDGFLRDRAEKLGANLINGTVHKLEIPTSDTAPYVIHYADHSDGSLTGENKTLKVDVVIGADGANSRVAKAIEAGDYNYAIAFQERIRLPEDKMVYYNDLAEMYVGDDVSPDFYAWVFPKYDHVAVGTGTMRVNQAKIKKLQAGIRARAARRLEGGEIIKVEAHPIPEHPRPRRVRGRVALVGDAAGTVTKSSGEGIYFAAKSARMCAETIVETTNAGQKLPTEEDLKLYIKRWDKQYGITYLVLDLLQRVFYRTDATREAFVEMCDDKDVQKLTFDSYLYKTVVPANPLVQMKITAKTIGSLLRGNALAP